In Miscanthus floridulus cultivar M001 chromosome 5, ASM1932011v1, whole genome shotgun sequence, one genomic interval encodes:
- the LOC136450385 gene encoding senescence/dehydration-associated protein At4g35985, chloroplastic-like produces the protein MGCCGAMSARPRSIHEDTLLRVPGASVHLLAGSDGPVELARGDLAVVRLTKDDVAVATAVRVGKDLGWPLARDEPVVKLDSLHYLFTLPDKDGTFLNYGVSFNADASALASLDGLLRSSACFSAPSYAVVPSKSSRPPPQSQQVASDGYWNEFAPRMEDYNGVLAKAIAAGTGQLVKGIFMCSEAYASQVQRGADLFRPQPAGSARSRFGDAGGADRSSQASTKRGAINKSLKRVRKLSEMTEKMSQSLLDTVISVTGSMAAPLIRSKQGRAFLASVPGEVVLASLDAINKVMDAVEAAEKKSLAATSNVVAGAVSRRYGESAGEATQDAFETAGHAVGTAWNLFKIRKAVTPSSSMPGNMVKSAIRNRN, from the exons ATGGGCTGCTGCGGCGCCATGTCCGCCAGGCCGCGGAGCATCCACGAGGACACGCTGCTGCGCGTCCCGGGCGCGTCCGTGCACCTCCTGGCCGGCTCCGACGGGCCCGTCGAGCTCGCGCGCGGGGACCTCGCCGTCGTCCGGCTCACCAAGGACGACGTGGCCGTGGCCACCGCGGTGCGCGTCGGCAAGGACCTGGGATGGCCGCTCGCGCGGGACGAGCCCGTCGTCAAGCTCGACAGCCTGCACTACCTCTTCACGCTGCCGGACAAGGACGGGACGTTCCTCAACTACGGCGTCTCCTTCAACGCCGACGCCTCCGCGCTGGCATCGCTAGACGGCTTGCTCCGCTCCAGCGCCTGCTTCTCCGCACCTTCGTACGCGGTGGTTCCGTCCAAGAGCTCCAGGCCGCCGCCGCAGTCGCAGCAGGTTGCGTCGGACGGGTACTGGAACGAGTTCGCGCCGAGGATGGAAGACTACAACGGCGTGCTTGCCAAGGCCATCGCCGCGGGCACCGGCCAGCTCGTGAAGGGCATCTTCATGTGCAGCGAGGCCTACGCCAGCCAG GTTCAGAGAGGAGCCGATCTGTTTCGTCCTCAGCCTGCCGGCAGCGCGCGGAGCCGATTCGGTGACGCTGGTGGCGCCGACAGGAGCAGCCAGGCGAGCACCAAGCGTGGCGCAATCAACAAGAGTCTCAAGAG GGTCAGGAAGCTGTCGGAGATGACCGAGAAGATGAGCCAGTCGCTGCTCGATACGGTCATCTCGGTGACCGGGTCCATGGCGGCGCCGCTGATCCGCTCCAAGCAAGGGAGAGCATTCCTCGCCAGCGTACCCGGCGAGGTCGTCCTGGCATCTCTTGATGCCATCA ACAAAGTAATGGATGCGGTAGAGGCTGCTGAGAAGAAGTCGCTTGCTGCAACTTCAAATGTCGTCGCCGGTGCAGTGTCCAGGAG GTACGGCGAGAGCGCAGGGGAGGCGACCCAAGACGCGTTCGAAACGGCCGGCCACGCCGTGGGGACGGCGTGGAACCTATTCAAGATACGGAAGGCCGTCACGCCGTCGTCCTCCATGCCCGGGAACATGGTCAAGAGTGCCATCAGGAACAGGAACTGA
- the LOC136450386 gene encoding small ribosomal subunit protein eS24z-like, whose product MADSKATSAVTLRTRKFMTNRLLARKQFVLEVIHPGRANVSKAELKERLAKVYEVKDPNTIFVFKFRTHFGGGKSTGFGLIYDNLEAAKKFEPKYRLIRNGLATKVEKSRKQMKERKNRAKKIRGVKKTKAGDAKKK is encoded by the exons ATGGCGGACTCCAAGGCCACCTCAGCGGTCACCCTACGCACCCGCAAGTTCATGaccaaccgcctcctcgcccgcAAGCAATTC GTGCTTGAGGTGATCCACCCCGGCCGCGCCAACGTCTCCAAG GCGGAGTTGAAGGAGAGGCTTGCCAAGGTGTACGAGGTGAAGGACCCCAACACCATCTTCGTCTTCAAGTTCCGCACCCACTTCGGAGGAGGCAAGTCCACTGGCTTCGGCCTCATCTACGACAACCTCGAGGCTGCCAAGAAGTTCGAGCCCAAATACCGCCTCATCAGG AATGGTCTTGCTACTAAGGTTGAGAAGTCCCGCAAGCAAATGAAAGAGCGGAAGAACAGGGCCAAGAAGATCCGTGGTGTCAAGAAG ACCAAGGCTggtgatgccaagaagaagtaa